The Rheinheimera mangrovi genome contains the following window.
AGGTGTATAAATAAAGGGCTAAAAAAGCCATTGGCAAATAAAAGGCTTCTGGTAAACTATCGTCAATTTTAGAAATCTGGATGGCTGAAGTGTCTATTAATTTATATCTGGAACAGTCAGGATTGTCTGTGTTATTGCAAGGGCAGGAAACAGCGATAGAACAAGCTGTGGCTGCATTAAAAAACCAACTTGCCGCAGTCGTTGCGCCTGCTGTGACCTGGTCTTATCAGGTGCCTGAATTAGGCGAAGGTGGAGCTTGTTCGCTGTTTGGCCAACTGGCCGATGAACCTTATGATCTGGCTGCCACTCTGGGCCAAAACGAAACAACAGCAGCTGCTTTAAGCCAGTTAACCGCCGTAGTGCAGAACTACCAACAAAGCAACGACAGTGACTGGTTTGGTATTTACCAAAAGCGTCAGAACCCAGAAGGCGAAACCGTACTGGTGAAGCTGGCCTATTTTGGTGCGGCTTCCCGTGCTGAATTTCCGTTAACAGCCGAATTTGCCCAAATCAGCAATAACAGCACCGTAGGTCTAACGGGTAAAGCCAAAGTGATTAACGATGTCACTGCTTATTTAACAGCAGGTGGCGAATATTACACCTGCGATCCCAAAGTATTATCCGAAGCTTGTCTACCTTTATTCAATAGCAAAGGTGAACTGGCAGGTATTATTGACGCTGAGGCATTTAAACGTCAGGCCTACCATACAGATGCTCTGGTTCGTTTAGTGGCTATCTGTCTTGTGCTGCCAGACTTACTGCCTGCATGATAAGATGAAACCGAATTGATTCTTTAACACCGCAAACTAACAGGTAAAAACTATGTTTTCGCACTTACAGCCGACCCCTATCGATCCAATTTTAGGTTTAATGGCCGCTTATAAAGAAGATCCAAATCCACTGAAAGTGGACCTTGGGGTGGGTGTCTATAAAGACGAGCAAGGCCATACGGCTGTGCTGGATTGTGTGAAAAAAGCCGAAGCGCTGCGTTTAAAAAACGAAGACAGTAAAACCTATATTGGTATGGCGGGTGATTTATCCTTTAACAGCCACATCGAAAAACTGGCTTTTGGTCAGCATAAAGTCTTGTTGTCTGGTCGTGTGACTACAGCTCATACCCCTGGTGGCACAGGTGCTTTGCGGGTTGCTGCTGAATTTATTAAAAAGGCCAATCCGGATGCCACAGTCTGGGTGACCAACCCAACCTGGGCTAACCATATTTCGTTATTTCAGGCCGCTGGTCTGAAAGTCAAAGAATACAGCTACTACGACTGGGATACCAAAGGCCTGAAATTTGATGCCATGCTGACTGAACTGGCGCAGGTTCCTGCTGGTGACGTAGTGCTGGTGCATGCCTGTTGCCATAACCCAAGTGGTATGGATTTAAACTTTGAGCAGTGGAAACAATTTGCCCATTTAGCCAAAGAAAAAGGCTTTACGCCGCTGGTCGATATGGCTTATCAGGGTTTTGGTCTGGGCCTGGAAGAAGATACGCAAGGTTTACGTTACCTGGCCGATCAAGTCGAAGAGATGCTGCTGTGCAGCTCCTGCTCGAAGAACTTTGGTTTATACCGCGAGCGTATAGGTGCAGTAAGTATTGTCACTGCTGACAGCAAAACCACTGATATAGCAAAATCTGTGTTGTTAAGCGTAGTGCGCAGTATTTAT
Protein-coding sequences here:
- a CDS encoding amino acid aminotransferase, whose product is MFSHLQPTPIDPILGLMAAYKEDPNPLKVDLGVGVYKDEQGHTAVLDCVKKAEALRLKNEDSKTYIGMAGDLSFNSHIEKLAFGQHKVLLSGRVTTAHTPGGTGALRVAAEFIKKANPDATVWVTNPTWANHISLFQAAGLKVKEYSYYDWDTKGLKFDAMLTELAQVPAGDVVLVHACCHNPSGMDLNFEQWKQFAHLAKEKGFTPLVDMAYQGFGLGLEEDTQGLRYLADQVEEMLLCSSCSKNFGLYRERIGAVSIVTADSKTTDIAKSVLLSVVRSIYSMPPAHGAIIVSHILDSQELTALWHQELAVMRNRINDYRQLIIDKFTAEGITQDFSFITKQHGMFSFLGINKEQIERLRKDYSIYMVGSSRVSISGLNHSNIDYFAKAMAQVLKG
- a CDS encoding GAF domain-containing protein; its protein translation is MAEVSINLYLEQSGLSVLLQGQETAIEQAVAALKNQLAAVVAPAVTWSYQVPELGEGGACSLFGQLADEPYDLAATLGQNETTAAALSQLTAVVQNYQQSNDSDWFGIYQKRQNPEGETVLVKLAYFGAASRAEFPLTAEFAQISNNSTVGLTGKAKVINDVTAYLTAGGEYYTCDPKVLSEACLPLFNSKGELAGIIDAEAFKRQAYHTDALVRLVAICLVLPDLLPA